In one window of Nitrospira sp. DNA:
- the mgtA gene encoding magnesium-translocating P-type ATPase, protein MTGEEPPFWSTPVEALLRRLQTNPDGLSTEEARQRRARYVSIRLKPRQDIRPLLVLLAQFRSPIVLLLLSAAAVSFFLASHTDALIILTIILVSALLGFWQEHGAAKAVASLLALVRVKTDVWRDGQLIEAPLEDIVPGDVINLSAGSSIPGDGIVLESKDLFVDEAALTGETYPAEKSAAPVSPAAPLNQRTNSLFLGTHVVSGHAKALIVHVGKDTEFGRIAAHVMLRPPETEFERGVRRFGYLLLEVTLLLVLAIFAINVYLNRPVLDSFLFSMALAVGLTPQLLPAIISVNLSHGAKRMARQKVIVKRLASIENFGSMNVLCSDKTGTLTEGTMRLHAALDLDGQKSARVMQYACVNATYETGFINPLDEAIRTQCSCDLSSYRKLDEVPYDFLRKRLSILAATPSTHLLITKGAVEPLLAVCTQAERPDGTTVPMETWREHIQRQFQDLNRQGLRTLGVAVRDMGNQPHIGKEEEIRMTFIGLMVFADPVKPDMAATIASLRQLGVSLKIVTGDHRLVAAHVSEQVQLDHRRLLTGQELRQMTDEALMQRVNDIDVFAEVEPNQKDRIILALKHSGNVVGYIGDGINDAPALHAADVGISVDSAVDVAKDAADIVLLEKNLAVLAQGVREGRTTFANTLKYVFMATSANFGNMFSMAGASLFLPFLPLLPKQILLTNVLTDIPEMTIATDRVDHELIDRPRRWDIAFIRRFMLTFGLVSSVFDYLTFGALLWILQASPEQFRTGWFIESVISASAIVLVIRTRRPFLASRPGRPLMLATLAIAVLTLLFPFLPIAPAFGLTPMPPSFLLLLAAILAGYVLTAEIVKHRFYARIRNA, encoded by the coding sequence ATGACCGGCGAAGAACCGCCATTCTGGAGCACACCGGTGGAGGCGCTGCTCCGCCGTCTGCAGACAAATCCTGACGGGCTCAGCACTGAAGAGGCACGGCAACGCCGAGCGCGCTATGTGTCCATCCGCCTCAAGCCTCGCCAGGACATTCGCCCTCTCCTGGTCTTGCTGGCCCAATTTCGAAGTCCGATTGTCCTCCTGCTCTTGTCTGCGGCAGCGGTGTCGTTTTTCCTCGCCAGCCACACCGATGCCCTGATTATCCTGACCATCATCCTCGTCAGCGCCCTGCTGGGATTTTGGCAGGAACACGGCGCGGCCAAGGCGGTGGCCTCGTTGCTGGCCCTCGTCCGGGTCAAGACGGACGTCTGGCGGGATGGGCAACTCATCGAGGCGCCGCTCGAAGACATCGTTCCCGGCGATGTGATCAACCTGTCCGCCGGCTCCAGCATCCCCGGTGACGGGATCGTGCTCGAATCCAAGGACCTCTTCGTGGATGAAGCCGCCTTGACCGGAGAAACCTATCCGGCTGAGAAATCGGCGGCTCCGGTGTCCCCTGCAGCGCCTCTGAATCAGCGCACGAACAGTCTCTTCCTGGGAACCCATGTGGTCAGCGGCCATGCGAAAGCCCTCATCGTGCATGTGGGCAAGGACACAGAGTTCGGCCGTATCGCCGCGCACGTGATGCTCCGGCCTCCGGAAACGGAGTTCGAACGGGGCGTGCGGCGCTTCGGATATTTGTTGCTCGAAGTCACGCTGCTGCTCGTGCTTGCCATCTTCGCCATCAACGTCTATCTGAACCGGCCGGTGCTCGATTCCTTTCTCTTTTCCATGGCCCTCGCCGTGGGCCTGACCCCACAGCTGCTGCCGGCCATCATCAGCGTGAACCTGTCGCATGGGGCGAAACGCATGGCCCGGCAGAAAGTGATCGTCAAACGCCTTGCCTCTATTGAAAACTTCGGCAGCATGAACGTGCTCTGTTCCGACAAAACTGGCACACTCACCGAAGGCACGATGCGTCTCCATGCGGCGCTCGATCTGGACGGGCAAAAGAGCGCGCGCGTCATGCAGTACGCTTGCGTGAATGCCACCTACGAAACCGGCTTCATCAATCCGCTTGATGAAGCGATCCGAACACAATGTTCCTGCGATCTGTCCAGCTACCGAAAACTGGACGAAGTGCCCTACGACTTCCTGCGCAAACGCCTGTCCATTCTCGCCGCCACCCCCTCAACCCATCTCCTCATTACCAAGGGCGCGGTGGAACCATTGCTGGCCGTCTGCACGCAAGCAGAACGGCCTGACGGTACGACGGTTCCCATGGAGACCTGGAGGGAGCATATCCAGCGGCAATTCCAGGATCTGAACCGCCAGGGCCTTCGCACGCTCGGCGTCGCTGTTCGGGACATGGGGAACCAGCCACACATCGGCAAGGAAGAGGAAATACGGATGACGTTCATCGGACTGATGGTCTTCGCCGATCCAGTCAAACCGGACATGGCGGCGACCATCGCATCCCTCCGTCAGCTGGGCGTCTCCCTGAAGATCGTCACAGGCGATCACCGCCTCGTGGCCGCCCACGTCAGCGAACAGGTGCAACTGGACCATCGGCGGCTCTTGACCGGCCAGGAGCTGCGCCAAATGACCGACGAGGCCCTCATGCAGCGGGTCAACGACATCGATGTATTTGCGGAGGTGGAGCCCAATCAGAAAGATCGCATCATTCTCGCCCTGAAACATTCCGGCAACGTGGTGGGCTATATCGGCGATGGCATCAACGACGCGCCCGCGCTCCATGCGGCGGATGTGGGCATCTCCGTGGACAGCGCCGTCGATGTGGCGAAGGACGCCGCCGACATCGTGCTGCTGGAAAAGAACCTGGCCGTCCTGGCACAAGGCGTGCGCGAAGGGCGCACCACTTTCGCCAACACGCTGAAGTATGTCTTCATGGCCACCAGCGCCAATTTCGGCAATATGTTCAGCATGGCCGGCGCCTCCCTCTTCCTGCCGTTTCTCCCCCTGCTGCCGAAGCAGATTCTGCTCACGAACGTGCTCACCGATATCCCCGAAATGACGATCGCCACCGACCGCGTCGATCATGAACTCATCGACCGGCCGCGCCGGTGGGACATCGCGTTCATCCGGCGATTCATGCTGACCTTTGGGCTGGTCAGTTCCGTCTTCGATTATCTGACGTTCGGCGCGCTGCTCTGGATCCTCCAGGCCTCCCCCGAGCAATTTCGCACCGGCTGGTTCATCGAATCCGTGATTTCCGCCTCAGCGATCGTCCTCGTCATTCGAACCCGCCGGCCCTTCTTGGCCAGCCGCCCCGGCCGCCCGCTCATGCTGGCCACGCTGGCCATCGCCGTCCTCACCTTGCTGTTCCCCTTCCTTCCCATCGCGCCGGCCTTCGGGCTGACTCCGATGCCACCGTCATTCCTGCTGCTCTTAGCCGCTATTCTGGCCGGCTATGTCCTCACCGCCGAGATCGTCAAGCACCGGTTCTATGCCAGAATCCGCAACGCATAG
- a CDS encoding ABC transporter permease → MSFLWLTILSALRILRRNPLRAGLTMLGIIIGIGAVVAMVSLGQGATASVQAEISSLGTNVLIIVPGATTVGGIRGGLGSISTLTVDDADEIEKKVGSVTTVMYATRSVLQIIRENKNWNTIVLGTTPVFPDIRNWPIAQGNFFTQSDLDSAAKVVVLGKTVVQNLFEPGEEAVGSQIRIRNVPLRVIGVLASKGQSITGQDQDDFVVLPFSTAERKVFGTRFLGTVGIILVAAQTRQDIPIVVEDIKDLLRTKHHLQLSDEDDFTIRTMEDIANTMAGTSRTMMLMLMGIASISLIVGGIGIMNILLVSVTERTREIGLRMAVGAKRAHILLQFLVEAIIMTAIGGALGVAAGIGIAGLLTKMIGWPTIINPQAVAAAFFFSLIVGVFFGLYPANKASKLNPIEALRYE, encoded by the coding sequence ATGTCTTTTCTGTGGCTCACCATCCTCTCCGCCCTCCGCATCCTCCGCCGCAATCCCTTGCGGGCCGGATTGACGATGCTCGGCATCATCATCGGCATCGGCGCGGTCGTGGCGATGGTCAGTCTCGGCCAAGGGGCGACCGCCTCGGTCCAGGCTGAAATCTCGAGCCTCGGCACCAATGTGCTGATCATTGTTCCCGGCGCCACCACCGTCGGAGGCATCCGCGGCGGGCTCGGCTCCATTTCGACCCTGACGGTCGATGACGCGGACGAGATTGAGAAAAAAGTCGGAAGCGTGACCACGGTCATGTACGCCACCCGCTCGGTCCTGCAAATCATCCGGGAAAACAAGAACTGGAACACGATCGTGCTGGGGACGACTCCGGTCTTTCCCGATATCCGGAACTGGCCCATCGCACAAGGCAACTTCTTTACCCAGTCGGATCTGGACTCCGCCGCCAAAGTCGTGGTCCTTGGAAAAACCGTCGTCCAAAACCTATTCGAGCCGGGCGAAGAAGCCGTCGGCAGCCAAATCCGGATCCGGAATGTCCCGCTCCGGGTGATCGGGGTGCTGGCCTCGAAGGGCCAGTCCATCACGGGCCAGGATCAGGATGACTTCGTCGTGCTCCCCTTCTCAACCGCGGAGCGCAAAGTGTTTGGAACGCGGTTCCTCGGAACAGTTGGGATTATCCTGGTGGCGGCGCAGACGCGCCAGGACATTCCGATCGTGGTGGAGGACATCAAAGACCTCTTGCGAACCAAGCATCATCTCCAGCTCTCCGACGAAGACGACTTCACCATCCGCACGATGGAAGACATCGCCAACACGATGGCCGGCACGAGCCGGACGATGATGTTGATGCTGATGGGCATCGCCTCGATCTCGTTGATCGTCGGCGGCATCGGCATCATGAATATTCTGCTCGTCTCCGTCACCGAACGGACCAGGGAAATCGGCTTGCGCATGGCCGTCGGCGCGAAACGCGCGCATATCCTGCTCCAGTTTCTGGTCGAAGCGATCATCATGACCGCTATCGGCGGCGCGCTGGGGGTCGCGGCCGGCATCGGCATCGCGGGCCTGCTGACGAAGATGATCGGCTGGCCGACGATCATCAATCCACAGGCGGTGGCCGCCGCCTTTTTCTTCTCTCTCATTGTCGGCGTGTTCTTCGGACTCTATCCGGCCAACAAGGCCTCCAAGCTCAATCCCATCGAGGCCCTGCGCTATGAATAG
- a CDS encoding CBS domain-containing protein, with product MPTKKPTGRTKTKKATDYGPMTVKQVMEKRVQFAHLETKGDVMASLMIEGFGAVPVIDKQRTLIGIVSEHDLLAAMDDGRLLGELTAGDVMTANPYSVRPETTLATLVHVLRASDLVRVPVVDAKDRLVGIIARRDILRMYVGGSATRRKK from the coding sequence ATGCCGACAAAGAAACCGACGGGACGCACGAAGACCAAAAAGGCCACGGACTATGGCCCCATGACCGTCAAGCAGGTGATGGAAAAACGAGTCCAGTTTGCCCATCTGGAAACGAAGGGCGATGTGATGGCGTCGCTCATGATCGAAGGGTTCGGCGCCGTGCCGGTGATCGATAAGCAACGCACGCTGATCGGAATTGTCAGCGAGCATGACCTGTTGGCGGCGATGGACGACGGCCGTCTCCTGGGCGAACTCACGGCCGGGGACGTGATGACGGCCAACCCCTATTCCGTTCGTCCGGAAACGACGCTGGCGACGCTGGTGCATGTCTTGCGGGCGAGCGATCTGGTGCGGGTCCCGGTGGTGGATGCCAAGGACCGGCTGGTGGGGATTATCGCCCGGCGCGATATTTTGCGAATGTATGTAGGGGGCAGTGCCACCCGTAGAAAAAAGTGA
- a CDS encoding CBS domain-containing protein, which yields MRQTEYFLAPCDPKTLTVGQLMQDAVTRITPRTDASTMAHLMTHRNFGSLPVVDEEGTLVGIVSEYDLLQAMIEGRDLRKILATEIMSAHPVTVTEDQTLVQVADLFQDRYLTRVPVVRNSKLVGVLARRDLLFGYTKALQHWS from the coding sequence ATGCGACAAACAGAATATTTCTTGGCCCCGTGCGATCCCAAGACCCTGACCGTCGGGCAGTTGATGCAGGACGCGGTGACGCGCATCACGCCGCGCACCGATGCGTCGACGATGGCCCATTTAATGACCCATCGCAATTTCGGCAGCCTGCCGGTGGTGGACGAGGAGGGGACCCTTGTTGGTATTGTCAGCGAATACGACCTGCTCCAGGCCATGATCGAGGGGCGGGACTTGCGGAAGATCCTGGCCACGGAAATCATGTCGGCTCATCCCGTGACCGTGACGGAAGATCAAACTCTCGTCCAAGTGGCCGATCTCTTCCAGGATCGCTATCTCACGCGTGTACCAGTGGTGCGGAACAGCAAGCTGGTGGGCGTTCTCGCCCGGCGGGATCTGCTGTTTGGGTATACGAAAGCGTTGCAGCATTGGTCCTAG
- a CDS encoding glutathione S-transferase family protein: protein MTIQAQFPGEQNTEGAFTRQPDAFRHWVTADGSSGFPAASSRYHLYVSWACPWAHRTIIVRKLKKLESVIGMTAVDPIRDERGWAFREGPGHSRDPINGFQFLSEAYSATDPQYKGRVTVPVLWDTVTARMVTNSDDDLMRMLNSAFNRFTDSSLDLYPEPLRKDIDDLNGFLYENVNDGVYRAGFATSQQVYERAVRRLFDALDQLDARLKDRRYLFGAQFVESDWRLFVTLVRFDAVYHGHFKCNLRRIIDYPNLFGYLKDLYQTKGIAETVNFDHIKRHYYVTHDDINPTRIVPLGPDQDLTAPHGRERLSS from the coding sequence ATGACTATTCAGGCACAATTTCCCGGCGAGCAAAACACCGAGGGCGCCTTTACCAGGCAACCGGACGCGTTTCGTCACTGGGTCACCGCCGACGGCAGCTCCGGCTTTCCTGCCGCCTCAAGCCGCTACCATCTTTATGTGTCCTGGGCCTGCCCCTGGGCTCACCGAACGATCATCGTGCGCAAGCTCAAGAAGCTGGAATCTGTGATCGGCATGACCGCCGTCGATCCGATCCGTGACGAGCGGGGCTGGGCCTTTCGCGAAGGGCCAGGGCATTCACGCGATCCCATTAACGGATTTCAGTTCTTGAGCGAGGCCTACAGCGCCACCGACCCGCAGTATAAGGGGCGCGTCACGGTCCCCGTCCTCTGGGACACCGTCACCGCACGCATGGTCACCAATTCCGACGACGATCTCATGCGAATGTTGAACAGCGCCTTCAACCGCTTCACGGACAGCAGCCTGGACCTCTATCCCGAGCCACTCAGAAAGGACATCGACGACCTGAACGGCTTTCTGTATGAGAACGTGAACGACGGGGTCTATCGCGCAGGCTTCGCGACTTCGCAGCAGGTCTATGAGCGGGCCGTCCGCCGCCTCTTCGATGCGCTCGATCAACTGGACGCACGCCTCAAGGACCGTCGCTATTTATTTGGGGCACAGTTCGTCGAAAGCGATTGGCGGTTATTCGTCACGCTGGTGCGGTTCGATGCGGTGTATCACGGCCACTTCAAGTGCAACCTCCGGCGGATCATCGATTACCCGAACCTCTTCGGCTATCTCAAGGATTTGTACCAGACCAAGGGTATCGCCGAAACCGTGAACTTCGACCACATCAAACGCCACTACTACGTCACGCACGACGACATCAATCCTACCCGCATCGTGCCCCTCGGCCCCGATCAAGATCTGACCGCACCGCACGGACGCGAACGCCTCTCGTCATAG
- a CDS encoding efflux RND transporter periplasmic adaptor subunit — translation MSTTPEEPVRHVPVTEVVPHHPASPVVHHDSGPSPEHRLPPTIIPIAARPARSRRPWLIGGAILLAIAGWGGWYWWNGGTAPIQYKTALVDRGPITAIVTATGTVNPVVSVLVGSQVSGKIAKLFADFNSVVTQGQVLAQIDQQPFQARASQARAAVKSATGNLAKAKNMAAQRKRERDRMAALRPQAFVSQADLDLADTNYRDAAAQVEMAQAQLDQAQATLASAELDLGYTTIVSPVNGIVVSRNVDAGQTVAASFQTPTLFVIAQDLTRMQVDANVSEADIGGVAEGKTAHFRVDAYPKQSFDGTVTQVRNAPVSIQNVVTYDVVITVDNRELKLKPGMTANVTIVTAKKEDPLRVPNGALRFRMPNVPIDRKITQLWVLDSAAPPRQAPVATGIADSLFTEILEGPVKEGDRVVVGIDTAEEQAQKKLPPGFEPGRGMR, via the coding sequence ATGTCCACTACTCCAGAGGAGCCAGTCCGTCATGTGCCCGTGACAGAGGTTGTCCCCCACCATCCGGCCTCGCCTGTGGTGCATCATGATTCCGGCCCATCACCTGAGCACAGACTCCCTCCCACGATCATTCCCATCGCTGCGCGCCCGGCGCGGTCTCGCCGGCCCTGGCTCATCGGAGGCGCGATCCTCCTGGCCATTGCCGGATGGGGCGGCTGGTACTGGTGGAACGGCGGCACCGCGCCCATTCAGTACAAGACGGCGCTGGTGGACCGGGGTCCCATCACCGCCATCGTCACCGCCACCGGCACGGTCAATCCTGTCGTGTCCGTGCTGGTCGGCAGCCAAGTGTCGGGCAAGATCGCGAAGCTCTTTGCGGATTTCAATTCGGTCGTCACACAAGGACAGGTCTTGGCCCAGATCGACCAGCAACCGTTCCAAGCCCGGGCCAGCCAAGCCCGCGCCGCCGTGAAAAGCGCCACGGGGAACCTGGCCAAGGCCAAGAACATGGCGGCACAACGCAAGCGGGAGCGCGACCGCATGGCCGCGCTCCGGCCGCAGGCCTTTGTCTCCCAGGCGGACCTCGATCTCGCCGACACCAACTACCGCGATGCCGCCGCGCAGGTGGAGATGGCACAGGCGCAACTGGACCAAGCTCAAGCGACGCTGGCTTCGGCTGAACTGGATCTCGGCTATACGACGATTGTGTCGCCGGTGAACGGCATTGTGGTCTCCCGCAACGTGGATGCCGGACAGACCGTCGCGGCGAGCTTCCAAACCCCGACACTGTTTGTCATCGCCCAAGACCTGACCCGGATGCAGGTCGATGCCAACGTCAGCGAGGCCGATATCGGCGGCGTGGCCGAAGGCAAGACGGCACACTTCCGCGTGGACGCCTATCCCAAGCAATCCTTTGATGGCACGGTCACCCAAGTGCGGAACGCGCCCGTCAGCATCCAGAACGTCGTCACCTATGACGTCGTGATTACGGTGGACAACCGGGAGCTGAAGCTCAAACCCGGCATGACGGCCAACGTCACGATCGTGACCGCCAAGAAAGAGGATCCTCTGCGCGTGCCGAACGGAGCCCTGCGGTTCCGCATGCCGAATGTCCCCATTGACCGAAAAATCACCCAACTCTGGGTACTGGACAGCGCCGCGCCGCCGAGGCAGGCGCCGGTCGCGACCGGCATCGCCGACTCCCTCTTCACGGAAATCCTTGAAGGGCCTGTGAAGGAAGGCGACCGTGTCGTCGTCGGCATCGACACAGCGGAAGAACAGGCGCAAAAGAAGCTGCCTCCGGGATTTGAACCGGGGCGGGGAATGAGATAA
- a CDS encoding cation-transporting P-type ATPase, producing the protein MPDFRYLDINRLPAEDVLRRLETGTGGLSPDEARQRLAHYGRNVLLEPDRYSLLRGLAGHFTHFLAVLLWIAAGLSFAADMMRPHEGMATLGWAILGVIIINAVFAFLQEYKAEHAVQALRRLLPDKAWVARGGQSVEVSRNEIVPGDLLILEEGERVPADARLIEATGMRVDNAALTGESKPKRRTAESAEDGHWLELPNLVFAGTTILSGHGRAVVFATGMRSEFGKIAHLTTTVETSLSPLQKEIIKVTRIVAAISLAMGATFFGIGLWTGLGFWISAIFGIGIIVANVPEGLLPTVTLSLAMSSQRMAKRNALIKHLSSVETLGCTTVICTDKTGTLTENRMKVDRFYADGLVIESREGCFFTRGRMVSTTDAEQWQSFFDALLHCHNAKRVRRSDGRFVVTGDPTEVALLEFAVEHGLAHRPPLRRMGELAFDADRKRMSTLHWSEGRLVAFTKGAPESVLGLCTHALIHGTAVPMTPDERARILSQSRSFAEQAYRVLAVAMRDVAHQPEQIEVDTIEEGLTFLGLVAMMDPPHREVPDAIAICRRAGIRVIMITGDHPLTALAIARKIGLMPDQAAQQPTGFVPVIEGAQLDKMSDDHLRQMLTPSRSGELDPVFARMAPRHKLRVVSALKDMGEVVAVTGDGVNDAPALKKANIGVAMGIAGTDVAKETADIILLDDNFATIVNAIEEGRTVYENIRKFATYVLVSNVPEVVPYLGYGFFGLPLALTIPQVLAVDLGTDMVPAIALGADPPQPGIMNVPPRPRTERLLTGRLLMRTYFFLGLNSAVLAMGGFFLYLFANGWTWGAPLDWASPLYKEATTVTFAGIVLAQVANVFACRSDRLSVARLGWLTNPFILWGILTELTILGLIAYTPIGNEIFGTSPLPLWILGPLALGALLLLLAEEGRKMVVSRFVNKPASGPAQGEA; encoded by the coding sequence GTGCCTGATTTCCGGTATCTCGACATCAACCGGCTCCCGGCCGAGGACGTGTTACGCCGCCTGGAAACCGGCACCGGCGGTCTCTCTCCTGACGAAGCTCGCCAGCGGCTGGCTCACTACGGACGGAACGTCCTGCTCGAACCGGACCGCTACTCGCTCCTCCGCGGCCTCGCCGGCCATTTCACCCACTTCCTCGCCGTCCTGCTCTGGATCGCCGCCGGCCTTTCTTTTGCGGCCGATATGATGCGGCCGCACGAGGGCATGGCCACGCTGGGCTGGGCCATCCTCGGCGTCATCATCATCAACGCTGTGTTCGCCTTCTTGCAGGAGTACAAAGCGGAGCACGCCGTTCAGGCGCTCCGCCGCCTGCTGCCGGACAAAGCCTGGGTGGCGAGAGGCGGGCAATCCGTGGAAGTGTCACGAAATGAGATCGTGCCCGGCGACTTGCTCATCTTGGAAGAAGGCGAACGGGTGCCGGCTGACGCGCGGCTCATTGAGGCGACAGGCATGCGCGTGGACAACGCCGCCCTGACCGGAGAGTCGAAACCGAAACGCCGGACCGCCGAATCCGCGGAGGATGGGCACTGGCTCGAACTCCCGAACCTGGTCTTCGCCGGCACCACCATCCTCTCCGGGCACGGCCGCGCGGTGGTCTTCGCCACCGGGATGCGTTCGGAATTCGGCAAGATCGCCCATCTCACCACCACCGTCGAGACGAGCCTCAGTCCACTCCAGAAAGAGATCATCAAGGTCACCCGCATCGTCGCCGCCATTTCGCTGGCAATGGGAGCGACATTTTTCGGGATCGGGCTATGGACGGGCCTCGGCTTCTGGATCAGCGCCATCTTCGGCATCGGCATCATCGTCGCCAATGTACCCGAAGGCCTTCTGCCCACGGTCACCCTCTCCCTCGCCATGAGCAGCCAGCGCATGGCCAAGCGCAACGCCTTAATCAAACATTTATCCTCCGTCGAAACCCTGGGCTGCACCACGGTGATTTGCACGGACAAAACCGGCACGCTCACGGAAAACCGGATGAAGGTGGATCGATTTTATGCCGACGGGCTTGTGATCGAATCGCGAGAAGGCTGTTTCTTCACCAGAGGCCGCATGGTCAGCACCACCGACGCCGAGCAGTGGCAATCCTTCTTCGACGCGCTCCTGCATTGCCACAACGCCAAGCGGGTCCGTCGGTCCGATGGGCGATTCGTCGTCACCGGCGATCCAACGGAAGTCGCGCTCTTGGAATTTGCCGTCGAGCATGGGCTGGCCCACCGGCCGCCCTTGCGCCGCATGGGCGAGCTCGCCTTCGATGCGGACCGCAAACGCATGAGCACCCTGCACTGGTCCGAAGGCCGGCTGGTCGCCTTCACCAAAGGCGCTCCGGAATCGGTGCTGGGCCTCTGCACCCACGCCCTGATTCATGGAACGGCCGTGCCGATGACGCCCGATGAGCGCGCGCGCATTCTGAGCCAGAGCCGGTCGTTTGCGGAGCAGGCCTATCGCGTCCTCGCCGTGGCCATGCGCGATGTCGCCCACCAGCCTGAGCAGATCGAAGTGGACACGATCGAAGAGGGGCTGACATTCCTCGGACTCGTGGCCATGATGGACCCGCCCCACCGGGAAGTCCCGGATGCCATCGCCATCTGCCGGCGAGCCGGCATCCGTGTCATCATGATTACCGGCGATCACCCGCTCACAGCGCTGGCCATTGCCCGCAAGATCGGCCTCATGCCGGACCAGGCCGCACAGCAGCCGACCGGCTTCGTCCCGGTCATCGAGGGCGCACAGCTCGACAAGATGAGCGACGACCATCTCCGCCAAATGCTGACCCCGTCTCGATCCGGAGAACTAGACCCGGTGTTCGCCCGCATGGCCCCCCGGCACAAATTGCGTGTGGTCTCGGCGCTGAAAGACATGGGCGAAGTCGTCGCCGTCACCGGAGACGGGGTGAATGATGCGCCCGCCCTCAAGAAAGCCAATATCGGCGTGGCCATGGGCATCGCCGGCACGGACGTGGCCAAAGAAACCGCGGACATCATTCTGCTGGACGACAATTTCGCCACCATCGTGAATGCCATTGAAGAAGGGCGCACGGTCTACGAAAACATCCGCAAATTCGCCACCTATGTGCTCGTGAGTAATGTGCCTGAAGTCGTCCCCTATCTGGGGTACGGATTTTTTGGCCTGCCGTTGGCGCTCACGATCCCGCAAGTGCTCGCGGTTGACCTCGGAACCGATATGGTGCCGGCCATCGCGCTCGGGGCCGATCCCCCGCAGCCTGGCATTATGAATGTTCCCCCACGCCCACGGACTGAACGGTTGCTCACCGGGCGGCTCCTCATGAGAACCTATTTCTTCCTCGGCTTGAATTCAGCTGTGCTGGCAATGGGCGGATTCTTTCTCTATCTGTTCGCCAACGGATGGACCTGGGGAGCCCCGCTAGATTGGGCCTCTCCATTGTATAAAGAGGCGACAACCGTGACGTTTGCCGGCATCGTTCTGGCGCAGGTCGCCAACGTCTTTGCCTGCCGATCCGATCGGCTCTCCGTGGCCCGGCTCGGATGGTTGACCAATCCGTTCATCCTGTGGGGCATTCTCACGGAACTCACCATCCTGGGACTCATCGCCTATACCCCGATTGGCAATGAGATCTTTGGCACCAGCCCCTTGCCTCTGTGGATTCTTGGACCGCTCGCGCTCGGTGCCCTGTTGCTGTTATTGGCCGAGGAAGGTCGTAAAATGGTCGTCAGCCGGTTCGTGAATAAGCCGGCCTCCGGTCCTGCGCAAGGAGAAGCCTGA
- a CDS encoding universal stress protein produces MRILCAVDGSEYSEWGVQALEALASRKPQAVTLLHAVDTVSLRTDKGNNPVAERRALAAMEKAGGLLLREAERAARVALGQAATAPRTKFQRILAHGGLASTIVRQARRVKADLILMGSRGLSDIRGFLLGSTSRQVAAIAPCPILVVKRPTPTFGRVTLAVDHSKHSRTAARFLRTHILPETATVTILSSVESPVSDLAAQYVSDSQLAALTKPGMDRALTLVNALREDFLKEGIAVTAAVRMNHVIDTIVKQVEAHHDDLLVIGSRELTKSERLHLGSVSESLLRHAPCSVLIVRGTRA; encoded by the coding sequence ATGCGAATTCTCTGTGCGGTAGACGGGTCGGAATACTCGGAGTGGGGCGTGCAGGCTCTTGAAGCACTCGCCAGCCGGAAACCCCAGGCGGTCACGCTCCTCCATGCCGTGGATACGGTGTCTCTTCGAACCGACAAGGGAAACAATCCGGTGGCAGAACGGCGGGCCCTGGCGGCGATGGAAAAAGCCGGAGGCCTCCTCCTCCGCGAAGCAGAGCGCGCGGCTCGTGTCGCGCTCGGACAGGCCGCCACCGCCCCCCGCACCAAGTTTCAGCGTATCCTCGCCCACGGCGGGCTGGCGTCGACCATTGTGCGGCAGGCGCGGCGGGTGAAAGCAGACCTCATCCTCATGGGGTCGCGGGGACTGAGCGACATCCGGGGCTTTTTGCTGGGAAGCACCTCCCGGCAGGTGGCTGCGATCGCGCCCTGTCCGATTCTGGTCGTAAAACGGCCCACGCCGACATTCGGACGGGTCACGCTCGCCGTCGATCACTCAAAACATTCCCGCACCGCCGCGCGCTTCCTGCGGACACACATTCTCCCCGAAACTGCCACCGTCACCATTCTCTCGTCGGTGGAGAGTCCGGTGAGCGACTTGGCCGCGCAATACGTATCCGACTCGCAACTGGCTGCGTTGACGAAACCGGGAATGGACCGTGCCCTCACGCTGGTCAACGCGCTGCGGGAGGATTTCCTCAAAGAGGGGATTGCCGTGACGGCCGCCGTCCGGATGAACCACGTAATCGACACCATCGTGAAACAGGTGGAGGCCCACCATGATGATCTGCTGGTCATCGGGTCGCGCGAGTTGACCAAGAGCGAGCGGCTCCACCTCGGAAGCGTCTCCGAGAGCCTGCTGCGCCATGCGCCCTGCTCGGTCCTGATCGTGAGAGGAACGCGTGCCTGA